The following proteins are encoded in a genomic region of Molothrus aeneus isolate 106 chromosome 14, BPBGC_Maene_1.0, whole genome shotgun sequence:
- the GPR174 gene encoding probable G-protein coupled receptor 174 has protein sequence MNSSSNCSDTDLKPYYAITYTVILIPGLIGNTLALWVFYGYMKETKRAVIFMINLAIADLSQVLSLPLRIFYYLTGTWEFGGGLCMLCFYLKYVNMYASIYFLVCISVRRYLFLMHPFKFSDCRRVCDVYISIVGWVVVCVGCLPFPLLRMQHQEDKNTCFVDLPIKKLDLPTSITLMTIGELVGFVTPLLIILYCSWKTILSLKERHSASRDLGEKKKALKMILTCALVFLICFGPYHISFPLDFFVKTGQIQQGCVQISVFHAVALCLASLNSCVDPIIYYFTTDEFRRRLSRQDLQDSIQLQHLSYGRRHSRDVLGEDTTEY, from the coding sequence ATGAACAGCAGCTCCAACTGCAGCGACACAGACCTCAAGCCCTACTACGCCATCACCTACACAGTGATCCTGATCCCCGGGCTCATCGGGAACACCCTGGCCTTGTGGGTCTTCTATGGCTACATGAAAGAGACTAAAAGGGCCGTGATATTTATGATCAATTTAGCCATTGCTGACTTGTCACAGGTGCTGTCCTTGCCCCTGAGGATTTTTTACTACCTGACGGGCACGTGGGAGTTCGGAGGAGGTCTCTGCATGCTCTGCTTCTACCTGAAGTATGTCAATATGTATGCCAGCATCTACTTCTTGGTGTGCATCAGCGTGAGGAGGTACCTGTTCCTCATGCACCCCTTCAAATTCAGTGACTGCAGGCGTGTCTGTGATGTCTACATCAGCATCGTGGGCTGGGTTGTGGTCTGTGTTGGCTGCCTGCCTTTCCCACTCCTCAGGATGCAGCACCAGGAGGATAAAAACACCTGTTTTGTGGATCTTCCCATCAAGAAACTCGACCTCCCCACCTCCATCACGCTGATGACCATAGGGGAGTTGGTGGGGTTTGTCACCCCTCTGCTCATCATCCTGTACTGCTCCTGGAAGACAATCTTATCACTAAAAGAGAGGCACTCTGCTTCCCGGGACCTGGGTGAGAAGAAGAAAGCTTTAAAGATGATCCTCACCTGCGCCCTGGTGTTCCTGATCTGCTTTGGACCTTACCACATCAGCTTCCCTCTGGATTTCTTTGTGAAAACGGGGCAgatccagcagggctgtgtgcagaTCTCGGTGTTCCACGCCGTGGCTTTGTGCCTCGCCAGCCTCAACTCCTGCGTGGATCCCATCATCTACTACTTCACCACAGACGAGTTCAGGAGGCGCCTCTCCAGGCAGGACCTGCAGGACAgcatccagctccagcacctcagctATGGCAGGAGGCACTCCAGGGATGTGCTTGGGGAGGACACCACGGAATACTGA